The Prunus persica cultivar Lovell chromosome G7, Prunus_persica_NCBIv2, whole genome shotgun sequence genome has a segment encoding these proteins:
- the LOC18769803 gene encoding probable glutamate carboxypeptidase 2, with the protein MGQRLPNPTTLFTSKPSAACTFLSLLVICILGFYTLHYVHPAPSSSNPQTALRFRRIFLSHATNATVASYLRALTLHSHLAGTPPSLDTAHFVRAHFMGLGLDTRSAHYNSLLSYPLRSSLSAHFSNGSHVDIPLTEPGLSAENGVVGAYHAYSPSGSAHAKVVFANHGTDEDYRALAELGVNVSGCVVLVKRGGDLPRGEAVGKAEQNGALAVLLYTEGDDGFKKGFERGLVRSGAGDPLTPGWAGVDGAERLDPEDLEVLKRFPKIPSMPLSAEAAELLLATLGGSPVPNQWRASLPAGVRGVGPGPTVMNFTYQGEKKVVAIHNVFAVIRGAEEPDRYVLLGNHRDAWTYGAVDPNSGTAALLDIARRYALLMRSGWIPRRTIIICSWDAEEFGMVGSTEWVEQNLANLGSKAVAYINVDCAVQGPGLFVRATPQLDNLIVEVTKKVKDPDSEGATVYETWMAANRSIDIQRLSALDSDFAPFVQHAGVPSIDMYYGRDFPVYHTAFDAYDWMVNFGDPLFQRHVAVAGIWGLLALHLADDSILPFNFLSYVDQLKHYKDVLSSLLDGSVSLHPLTTAIQEFAYAAKEVEHEAQRLRDVQSTSELVLLKKRALNDRLMLAERGFLDSDGLEGRHWFKHLVFAPSSDHESELLFFPGVADAIFQAKRTSGMEGQAKIQHEIWRVARAIQRAASSLRGEIF; encoded by the exons ATGGGTCAACGTCTGCCCAATCCCACCACCCTCTTCACTTCAAAGCCCTCCGCAGCATGCaccttcctctctctcctcgtcaTCTGCATTCTGGGCTTTTATACTCTGCATTACGTCCACCCTGCACCCTCCTCCTCAAATCCCCAAACTGCCCTCCGATTCCGCCGGATTTTCCTCTCCCACGCCACCAACGCCACCGTCGCTTCCTACCTCCGCGCCCTCACCCTGCACTCTCACCTCGCCGGAACCCCGCCCTCCCTCGACACCGCCCACTTCGTCCGGGCCCACTTCATGGGCCTGGGCCTCGACACCCGCTCGGCCCACTACAACTCCCTCCTCTCCTACCCACTCCGCTCCTCACTCTCCGCGCATTTTAGCAACGGCTCCCACGTGGACATCCCGTTGACCGAACCGGGTCTCTCAGCCGAAAACGGCGTCGTCGGAGCCTACCACGCCTACTCTCCCTCCGGGTCGGCGCACGCTAAGGTGGTGTTCGCCAACCACGGCACGGACGAGGACTATCGTGCGCTGGCGGAGCTGGGGGTGAACGTTAGCGGGTGTGTAGTGCTGGTGAAGAGAGGCGGTGACTTGCCCAGAGGCGAAGCGGTTGGAAAGGCTGAGCAGAACGGTGCGCTGGCTGTGCTATTGTACACCGAGGGGGATGATGGGTTTAAAAAGGGTTTTGAGAGGGGGCTTGTGAGAAGCGGCGCGGGGGACCCACTGACCCCTGGGTGGGCCGGGGTTGATGGAGCCGAGAGACTGGACCCGGAGGACCTTGAGGTTTTGAAGAGGTTCCCAAAAATTCCATCCATGCCGCTGTCGGCGGAGGCAGCCGAGCTCCTTCTGGCGACGCTGGGCGGCTCTCCGGTGCCCAATCAATGGCGAGCATCGCTGCCCGCCGGAGTCCGGGGTGTCGGGCCTGGCCCGACAGTGATGAACTTCACTTACCAG GGGGAGAAAAAGGTGGTGGCAATTCATAATGTTTTTGCTGTCATAAGGGGAGCAGAGGAGCCTGACCGCTATGTGCTGCTTGGCAATCATAGAGATGCATGGACATATGGGGCTGTTGATCCCAATAGTGGAACTGCAGCGTTACTTGACATTGCTCGTAGATACGCTCTTTTGATGCGTTCGGGTTGGATTCCTAGGAGGACGATTATTATCTGTAGTTGGGATGCGGAAGAGTTTGGAATG GTAGGATCTACTGAGTGGGTTGAACAAAACCTTGCTAATTTGGGCTCCAAAGCTGTTGCCTACATTAATGTAGACTGTGCAGTTCAAGGGCCAGGATTATTTGTTCGCGCGACTCCTCAGCTGGACAATCTTATTGTTGAGGTTACAAAGAAG GTTAAAGATCCTGATTCAGAGGGTGCCACTGTATATGAAACGTGGATGGCTGCAAATAGAAGCATTGAC ATCCAAAGACTTAGTGCACTGGATTCTGATTTTGCCCCATTTGTGCAACATGCAGGAGTTCCTTCCATTGATATGTACTATGGGAGAG ATTTTCCCGTCTATCACACTGCTTTTGATGCCTATGACTGGATGGTAAACTTTGGAGATCCTTTGTTTCAGCGTCATGTGGCTG TTGCTGGAATATGGGGACTTCTAGCCCTTCACCTGGCTGACGATTCAATTCTACctttcaatttcctctcttATGTGGATCAATTAAAG CATTATAAAGATGTTTTGAGCAGCTTGTTGGATGGGAGTGTATCTCTACATCCTCTCACAACAGCAATTCAGGAATTTGCCTACGCCGCCAAAGAAGTTGAACATGAAGCGCAG AGGCTGAGAGATGTACAAAGTACAAGTGAGTTAGTATTGTTGAAGAAGCGGGCCCTGAATGATCGGCTGATGCTTGCTGAAAGAGGCTTCCTTGATTCAGATGGACTTGAAGGAAGACACTGGTTCAAGCATCTT GTTTTTGCGCCTTCTAGTGACCATGAAAGCGAACTACTCTTCTTTCCGGGAGTAGCAGATGCAATATTTCAAGCAAAGAGAACGAGTGGGATGGAAGGGCAGGCCAAAATTCAGCATGAGATTTGGAGAGTGGCCAGAGCCATTCAGAGGGCAGCCAGTTCTCTAAGAGGAGAAATTTTCTGA
- the LOC18771078 gene encoding amino acid transporter ANT1, whose translation MECGGGQSKAVPLLDKPAGASAAQTLGNIIVSVVGTGVLGLPFALRIAGWLAGSLGVIIAGLGTYYCMLLLVECREKLASVEDSANRKTYGDLGYGCMGRTGRYITESVILVAQCGGSVAYLVFVGQNLSSILNGYGFSVASCIFLLVPIEIGLSWIGSLSALAPFSVFASVCNLLAMLFVVKEDIQQAFEGEFSFSDRTAVTSSIGGLPFAGGVAVFCFEGFGMTLALEGSMRDKTSFPRLLGLALTGITLVYVLFGFAGYMAYGDQTRDSVTLNLPRNWSAVVIQIGLCLGLIFTFPIMLHPINEIIEGKLAKVKWFQKAHDNNDEYSTTRIGKFAIYMTRAMVVIQLAVLASCVPGFAVFASLVGSTVCALISFVLPATFHLALLDSSLKLWQRTLDFSILLCGMLFAAYGTYNAIVGV comes from the exons ATGGAGTGTGGAGGAGGACAGAGCAAGGCGGTTCCTTTGCTTGACAAGCCAGCTGGGGCTTCTGCGGCTCAGACTCTCGGAAACATAATCGTTTCCGTTGTTGGGACCGGCGTTTTGGGTCTCCCTTTCGCTTTGAGAATCGCTGGCTGGCTTGCGGGTTCGCTTGGTGTGATTATTGCTGGCCTCGGCACCTACTATTGCATGCTCCTCCTT GTGGAATGTAGGGAGAAGTTGGCATCAGTAGAAGACTCAGCAAATAGAAAAACTTATGGTGATTTGGGTTATGGATGCATGGGAAGGACAGGTCGTTATATAACCGAATCTGTGATTCTGGTTGCCCAATGTGGAGGCTCCGTGGCGTATCTTGTATTTGTTGGGCAAAACCTTTCATCGATATTGAATGGCTACGGTTTCTCAGTTGCTTCCtgtatatttttattagttCCAATTGAAATTGGGCTGTCTTGGATAGGCAGTCTATCTGCTTTAGCACCCTTTAGTGTCTTTGCATCAGTCTGCAATTTGTTGGCTATGCTCTTTGTGGTGAAAGAAGACATACAGCAGGCATTCGAGGGTGAGTTTTCTTTTAGTGATAGGACCGCGGTCACATCAAGTATAGGAGGGTTGCCATTTGCAGGAGGGGTGgcagtgttttgttttgaggggTTTGGGATGACATTAGCACTGGAAGGTTCCATGCGAGACAAAACCTCGTTCCCGAGGTTGCTTGGTCTGGCTTTGACAGGCATAACCCTTGTCTATGTTTTATTCGGATTCGCCGGTTACATGGCTTACGGTGATCAAACCAGAGACAGTGTCACTCTCAATCTCCCTCGAAATTGGTCTGCTGTAGTAATTCAG ATTGGTTTGTGCTTGGGGCTAATATTTACGTTCCCAATCATGCTACACCCAATTAACGAGATCATAGAGGGAAAGCTAGCGAAAGTAAAATGGTTTCAGAAGGCTCATGACAATAACGACGAGTATTCAACAACACGAATCGGAAAATTTGCAATATACATGACTCGAGCAATGGTGGTGATCCAATTGGCGGTCTTGGCCTCATGTGTTCCAGGGTTTGCAGTATTTGCCTCGCTTGTGGGGAGTACTGTATGTGCACTGATCTCATTTGTTTTGCCAGCTACATTTCACTTAGCATTATTGGATTCTTCCCTAAAACTCTGGCAGAGAACCTTggatttttccattttattgTGTGGAATGCTTTTCGCTGCTTACGGTACCTACAACGCCATAGTCGGTGTTTGA
- the LOC18769218 gene encoding uncharacterized protein LOC18769218, which produces MAKKRQRQLVVALHKNNTPSGLIESSNSDNDLDLQDSWVIVKKQRVKILIPPLPVINKSPPPNPGPIQLQPVATEVAGNGSQLPVETCPKTASIHERKKIESLAPKRGIQLTRKRPPAKHVSTFSKSYGQDLRMELRNQDQIVSSQCHRTLGVSKTSKSILQPRRSHGPSIFLDQGMLLNQRLRALNLERKLQKAGGLSQWLASLGLGQFVRIFQRKGLSKFQLVNLTMKKLKDMGANAVGPRRKLMHAIDCFCQPCFY; this is translated from the coding sequence ATGGcaaagaaaaggcaaagacaGCTGGTGGTTGCCCTGCACAAGAATAATACTCCCAGTGGTCTAATTGAGTCTTCAAACTCCGATAATGATCTTGATCTGCAAGATAGTTGGGTGATAGTTAAAAAGCAGAGAGTCAAAATTCTGATACCTCCGCTGCCTGTTATTAATAAATCTCCACCACCAAACCCAGGACCAATTCAGCTGCAACCTGTGGCCACAGAAGTGGCAGGCAATGGATCACAATTACCTGTTGAGACGTGTCCCAAAACGGCTTCAATTCATGAGCGAAAGAAGATTGAATCTCTTGCTCCCAAAAGGGGTATTCAGCTTACTAGAAAACGTCCTCCTGCTAAACACGTTTCAACATTTTCCAAGTCATATGGGCAAGATTTAAGAATGGAATTACGAAATCAAGATCAGATAGTTTCTTCTCAATGTCATAGAACTCTGGGAGTATCTAAAACCTCAAAATCTATCTTGCAGCCAAGGCGATCACATGGCCCAAGTATTTTCCTTGATCAGGGAATGTTGCTGAACCAAAGGCTAAGAGCTCTGAATCTTGAGAGGAAGCTTCAGAAAGCTGGCGGGTTAAGCCAGTGGCTAGCATCACTAGGACTGGGGCAGTTTGTTAGGATTTTCCAGAGGAAGGGTCTCAGTAAATTTCAGTTGGTTAATCTGACCATGAAGAAGCTCAAAGATATGGGTGCAAATGCAGTAGGGCCTAGGAGGAAGCTCATGCATGCAATCGACTGCTTCTGCCAGCCATGCTTTTATTAA